The window CGACGTCCCCATGCAGGGCGAGCTGGTGCTCTCCACCCAGCGCGCCCCCGACTACTTCGCCCTCTTCGACATGCAGCGCGGCGACGCCGAGGTGTGGGTCCACGGCGAGGCAGGAGGCCCGCTCGACGGCATGGGCGCCATCCACGTGCGCGACGGCTGGCTGGACGGCCGCCCGTGCCGCGTGGGCTACCTGGGCGACCTGCGCACCCGCTTCGCCGCGCGCCGCGTCCGCGGCCTGGCCCGCCACTTCGGCCCCGTGCTGGAAGAAACAGCCGAGCGGCTGGGCGTGGACAGCTTCCTCACCGCCGTCATGGCCTCCAACGCCGCCGCCCTCAAGGCCCTGGTGCGCAAGCGGCCCGGCCGTCAGGCCCAGCCCCACTACGCGCTGCTGCGCCGCTTCTCCGCCGTCTCCATCCAGTTCCTCCTGCGCCGCCGCCCGCGCCCCGGCGCCTTCGCCGTGCGCCGCGCCACCCCCGCCGACGTGCCTGCCATGGCCGCGCTGCTGGACGCGGACCACCGCGCGCGCCCCTTCGGCTACCGCTACGACACCGGCGAGCTGGAGCACCGCTTCGCCCGCTGGCCCGGGCTGCGCGTGGTGGACGCGTACCTCGCCTTCGACACGGGCGGACGGCTGGTGGGCTGCACCTCCGCGTGGAACCCCGACGCCGTGAAGCGCTACCGCGTCCACGCGTACCGGGGCGGCATGCGCTGGGTGCGGCTGGGCTTCAACGCCGCGGCCACGGTGACACGAGCGCCGCGCCTGCCCGCGCCCGGCAGCGACTTCCGCTACTTCTACCTCTGCAACACCAGCATCCTCGGCGAGGACCCGGCCATCTTCCGCGCCCTGCTGGAGCAGGTGTACGCGGACTTCCACGGCCAGGGCTTCCACTTCTTCACCCTGTACCTGGGCGAGGACGACGCGCTGGCCTCGGCGCTGAAGGGCTTCCTCCAGCGTCAGCTCGACTTCCACCTGTATGCCGTCACCCCCGCGTCACGCCCGCGCGACACCTTCCCTCCCGGACGCACCGGCTTCGAAATCGCCCTGCCCTAGCCGGCTCACCGGGTGACTTCGGTGTCCACCCGGTCCACCCGCAGGGTGAAGGCCTCCCCGTCATCCGCCGCCGAGATGAGGAGCTTGAGGTGCGCTCCCCCGATGACGTGGAACATCATGCTGCCCAGCCGCGCGCTCGAGACCAGCTGTTGGTCATGGCCGTTATAGGCGCTCATGTTGCACACCGGCTGGCACGTCACGCGGTAGACGCCATTCGCCTCCACCGGGAAGGCCAGGGCATCCACGTCCCTGGCCGAATGGAACCGCCCGACGATGTCGGTGCCCACGGCGGCAGGGGTGGAGGAGTCGACCGAGCTTCCGAAGTCATCCGGGCCCAGGTCCTCCAGGACGAGCTGGACGGGTGCGTCCGTGGAGGCGCTCTTCGCGGGCGTGAACTTCAGGAAGTACGTCCCTTGCGAGCCGGGGATGACGTAGCGCTGGTCATTGCCATAGGGCAGGTAGCCGCCCCGCGGGGCCACGAGGTCGAACTTCAGCGAGCCCGCGGGCTGCTGGTGCAGGCGGTAGCTGTGGCCGGCCTTCGCGGCGAAGGCGACCACGTCCACGTCCTTGTGCGAGTGCATCCGCGCGGTGAAGGGCACGCCGGGCGTCACCGCCGTGGCGTTCCCCTCCGCGTCCGCATGGTCATCCCGCCCCAAATCTCTCAGCCAGCAGTCGAACGTCAGGGGCAGCTGGCCGTGCGTGGGGCTCACCTGCATGAACCAGGGCTGGTCCGTCGTGGCCTTCAGCTCCACCTCGGGAGGGCCCCGGGTGCCGAGCCCCTCGGCGGCGGCCACCACCCGGCCCGACGGCTCCAGCAGCCGCACCGCCACCCCCGAGTCCAGCTTCGTCAGCGAGCAGCCGAGGCGGTACGCATGTCCGGCCACCGCCTGGAACCGGAGGACGTCGTCGTCGCCCAGGTACAGGCTCCTCACGGTGAAGCTCCGCTCCGAGGGCTCCTTGAGGGCCGCGCCCCCGGGGTGGTCCCCGAAGTCGTCCGGGCCCATGTCCAGGAGCTGGTACGCATACGTGCCCGTATCTCCCGCGCCGGACACCTCGAGGTACCAGGGCCCCGGCTCCAGGGCGCGGTACAGCATGGCCGTCCTCCGGGCATCCACCGGGAAGCCCCCGCGCTCGCGGCCGGTGCCGTCCAGCAGGCGCGTGTGGCAGTCGGGCAGCGACTCGCGCTCGCAGACGAAGATGTACGTGTGGCCCGCCTCGGCGGTGAAGGTGAAGAGGTCCCGGTCGAACAGGCCGCGGGGGCTCGCGCTGATGCGCCCCTCCGCCAGCTCCAGTCCCGGCTCCAGCCCCTGCTCCGAGCTCCACCGCGGCGTCACCGCCAGCGGGGTGGCCTCCTCGGGTGAGCCACCATGGTCGTCCGTCCCCACGAAGACGGCGACCTCACACATGACGCCGGCGGCCTGCTCCCACGGGCCGCAGCGGCACATGGGCTGCCCCGCGTTGGAGACACACGTGCCCGCGGTGCAGCTCAGGCCCTCGCAGGCCTGGGCGTCGTCCGGCTCCGCCACGGCCGCGCCGCAGCCCGCCGCCGCCAGGGCCAGCAGCAGGGCGAGGGCCAGCGGCCCCGGCCCCCTGCACGATGATGGACGCGATGAGCGGTGCAAGCGCGGCCCCCGGGTTGACGACGCGCCCTGGAGCTATGAACGCCCCCGCGCGCCGCCAACGCACCGCCCCCGCGAACCCGCCGCGCCTGTTCCCCAGCGCACACGTCCCGCGTCGACCGCGAGGCACTAGCGCCTGGAGTGACGGCCCGCGCTCACTCCCGCTGGAGCGTGAAGCTCCACGGCAGCTCCTCCAGCTCCGACGCCCCGAACACCATCAGGACCCAGGTGCCGGACATGTGGGCGGTGAACAGGCCGCCGCGGGGCGTGACGGTGGAGCCGTCCGGCCCGGTCACCATCAGCCGCAGCGCGCCCAGGTCCTGGCCGAGCCGGTAGGTGCGCCCCGCCTCCAGCCAGACGATGAAGGCATCCCCGTCCACGGCCGTCTGTACCCGGCCGGAGCGGGCGGCCGGCAGGGTCAGCACCCCGGCGCTGGCCGGGGTGTCGCCATGGTCGTCGGTGGCCACCCGCTCCAGCAGCAGGCGGGTGGCGTCGACGCCAGCGCGGGGCCGCAGGAACAGGGTGATGGGCATCACCTGCGAGGCATCGATGAGGTACTGGCCCGCCCGCCCCGTGCTCATGAAGTTGAGGGTGCCCGTGTAGTAGAAATCCATGTCACAGGCGGGCTCGCAGGTGGCCAGGTAGATGCCGTCCGGCGCGGTCGTGAAGGAGACGGCATCCCGGTCCTGCGGCGTCTCGAAGCGGGCGAAGGTGACGTTGCCGGGAACGATGGGGGTGGCCGTGTCCGACGTGTCGCCATGGTCGTCGGGCCCCAGGTCCACCAGCACCAGCCGGAAGGAGTGGAACCAGGGCGTGCCACCCCGGACGTGCAGGTAGTACGTCCCCCGCGAGGTGGGCTTGAAGCTCAGCGTGTTCGTGGCGTCCAGCCTCTGCGCCTGCCCCGCGGCGTCCACCACCATCACCTGCCAGCTGCCCGGGTCCTCCGTCCGGACGGAGTAGACGTGGCCGGGCTCGCCGGTGAAGGAGAACACGTCCACGTCGCCCCCCCACTGCAGGGTGGTGGGCACCGGGACGCCCGGAAGGACGGGCGTGGCGCCGGCATGGGTGTCCGAGTGCTCGTCGAAGCCCAGGTCCTCCAACCAGCAGGCAGCCGGCGGCTGGCCGGCGATGGGGTCCGCGCGCAGCTCCAGGTACCAGTCCTCCTGCCGCTCCGCCCGCAGGCCGACGGCAACCCACGGCCCGCCGGGGTTGGTGATGGCTTCCCGCACCTCGCCATTGGCCGCCATCAGCCGCAGCTCCCGGAACGGGCTGCCCGACTGCTGGCAGCGGAAGGTGTAGCTGCGGCCCGCGAAGGCGCGGAAGGAGAAGACATCCCGGTCCTGCGGGGCGCTGTGGGTGACGGGGAAGGAGCTGCGCGAGGGCTGGAGCACGGTGGCGCGCGGTGGCGTGTCGCCATGGTCGTCCGCCCCCAGGTCGATGAGCTGGTACGTGTAGGAGCCCGTCGCCACCTCGCCACTGGTGTGCTCAGCGCCGGACACCTCCACGTACCAGGTGCCCGCCTCCACCAGCGCGTAGCCCATCCGGCCTTCGCTCGACGCCGTCACCTGCATGGAGGCCTCACGGCCCTGCGAGTCCAGCAGCCGCAGCCGGGAGTCGTTGAGCGACCCGGCCCCGCAGCGGAAGGCAAACCCGTGGCGCTCCGTGGCCGTGAAGGTGAAGAGGTCCTTGTCCTTCATGTCGCCGCGCAGGCCCTTGTTGATGCGGGCCCTGAGCGGCTGCATGGGGGGCGTCAGCACGGTGGCGTCCGCGGGCGAGCCGCCAATGTCGTCCGGCTCCTCGAAGGCGCCGACCTCGCAGGGCAGCCCGGCCGAGACCTCCCACGTGCCGCAGCGGCACATGGGCTGCCCTCCGTTGGAAGAGCACGTGCCCGCGGTGCAGACCACGTCCGCGCAGGCCTCGGCGTCACCCGGTATCTCTACCGGGCCACAGGCGGCCGCGGCCAGGACCAGCGAGCAGGCGAGCAGGCCTCTCAGGAGCAGGGGCATGGGAGGAGGCGACATGGCCCCCAGCCTACACCTGACGGTGCTTCCACGTGCCGCGCCGGAAGAGGATGACGGAGGCGACTGTCATCACCGAGAAGGCGACGGAGATGGAGAGGAAGGCGCCCGTGGGCCCCAGCCCCATGGGCCCGGCGAGCACCCACGCCAGGGGCAGCTCCAGCAGCCAGAAGCAGGCGATGTTGAGCACGGTGGGCGTGGCGGTGTCCCCCGAGCCGTTGAACGCCGCCGTCAGCACCATGCCGAAGGCATAGAACAGGAAGCTGGCGCTCATGATGCGCAGGGCGCTGACCGCGTAGGCGGTGACCTCCGCGTCATGGGTGAAGATGCCCACCACCTGCTTCGCGAAGAGGACGAACAAGAGCCCCAGCGAGCCCAGGAAGGCCGCGTTGATGCGGCCCGCCGTCCACACCGCGTGCTCGCCGCGCTCCGGCTGGCGCGCGCCCAGGCTCTGTCCCACCAGGGTGGCCGCCGCGTTGCTCAGCCCCCAGGAGGGCAAGAGCGCGAAGAGGACGATGCGGATGGCGATGGTGTAGCCCGCCACCGCCGTGCTCCCGAAGGTGGAGACGATGCGCGCCAGCACCACCCAGCTGGTGGTGCCCACCAGGGCCTGCGCGGTGCCCGCGCCGGACATGCGCATCATGGCCAGCATGGTGGCGGGCTCCAGCCGCAGGTGCTCGCGGCGCACCTGGAGCCGCCCGCCGCCGCGCGCCAGCCGGTAGAGCTGGTACACCACGCCGCAGCTGCGTCCGAAGGTGGTGGCCACCGCGGCGCCCATGACGCCCAGCTCCGGGAAGGGCCCCACGCCGAAGATGAGCAGCGGCGCCAGGACGATGTTGATGGCGTTGGCCAGCCACAGCACCCGCATGGAGATGGCCGCGTCCCCCGCGCCCCGGAAGATGGCGTTGATGAGGAACAGCAGCAGCACGCTGCCCATGCCGCCCAGCATCACCTGCGTGTAGCGCACGCCGTGCTCCAGCACCCAGGGCGAGCCGCCCATGAGGGCCATCAGCGGCCGCGAGAAGACGACGCCCGCCACGGACACCGGCACCGCCAGCACCACGCCCAGGCCAATGGCCTGCACCGCGGTGCGCG of the Pyxidicoccus xibeiensis genome contains:
- a CDS encoding GNAT family N-acetyltransferase, with amino-acid sequence MSLLRRATRDDNAALLDLFGDVPMQGELVLSTQRAPDYFALFDMQRGDAEVWVHGEAGGPLDGMGAIHVRDGWLDGRPCRVGYLGDLRTRFAARRVRGLARHFGPVLEETAERLGVDSFLTAVMASNAAALKALVRKRPGRQAQPHYALLRRFSAVSIQFLLRRRPRPGAFAVRRATPADVPAMAALLDADHRARPFGYRYDTGELEHRFARWPGLRVVDAYLAFDTGGRLVGCTSAWNPDAVKRYRVHAYRGGMRWVRLGFNAAATVTRAPRLPAPGSDFRYFYLCNTSILGEDPAIFRALLEQVYADFHGQGFHFFTLYLGEDDALASALKGFLQRQLDFHLYAVTPASRPRDTFPPGRTGFEIALP
- a CDS encoding MATE family efflux transporter → MSEISPAEARPSPAVADTPPADEAQGLWASLKEAVHGSRQDLTKLPIRKAIFLLSVPMVLEMMMESVFAVVDVFFVGRLGADAVATVGLTESLLSIIYAAAMGLSIGATALVSRRIGEGDPERAARTAVQAIGLGVVLAVPVSVAGVVFSRPLMALMGGSPWVLEHGVRYTQVMLGGMGSVLLLFLINAIFRGAGDAAISMRVLWLANAINIVLAPLLIFGVGPFPELGVMGAAVATTFGRSCGVVYQLYRLARGGGRLQVRREHLRLEPATMLAMMRMSGAGTAQALVGTTSWVVLARIVSTFGSTAVAGYTIAIRIVLFALLPSWGLSNAAATLVGQSLGARQPERGEHAVWTAGRINAAFLGSLGLLFVLFAKQVVGIFTHDAEVTAYAVSALRIMSASFLFYAFGMVLTAAFNGSGDTATPTVLNIACFWLLELPLAWVLAGPMGLGPTGAFLSISVAFSVMTVASVILFRRGTWKHRQV